In the genome of Taeniopygia guttata chromosome 4, bTaeGut7.mat, whole genome shotgun sequence, the window ATCAATTCAATGGCTGGACTGAAAGCCTAAGACCTGGATGACTCTACAGCTGTATTCCCTCCTCACTGTTTGTTCTTCAGCCTTCCATGCCAAGCCATGAGTTAGGAGAATTCAATGTCCCATGATGGTTTGTGGAAATGTATTGCCTTTTTTCTTGCTCACACACTCTGCCCAAAGCTTTCCTACGGTAAACCTCAGTTCTTGTAGTAGAAGAGAAAATGGATAGCTGTTCCTTAAGCACCTCCTCTGTGCCAGTCCAGACTTTGTAGATGCCTTTCTTAACCCATCTCAACCAGCTCTTTTCAAAGCTAATAAGCCCTGTTCAGCCTCCAAAAGctcttcctcatcttccttgGACACTGCCTTTGTAGTCTTGACTATTTAGTTTGTCAGTCACTTTTGCCTCACTCTTTCTCTGTGCTAGGAGGCAAGATTTTATAATTTACTAGTAAGCTTTATAAATGTTTGTGGGTTTTGACTTGTCTTGCTCATTTAGATTAGTTAACATGTATTTTTGGAATCAGCTTGGTCAGTGACTATCACCCTTTTTCTATCTGGAAATCAAAAGTCAGCCTCCTGGAGGTATTCCAGATCCTTCAGGACAGTATGAGCAAGCTCATTTCTGGCAGTCCTGGCCAGCTGACAAAGTGCTTTTTTTATGTAGGAGGACAATGATAGGCAAGATAAGGGTGGTAGACAGGAGATAGGAAAGCAAAGACTAAGGCAGAAGGCTTTATTTATCAATctcaaatattttatgttttatactTTTTCCTCCTCGTGCCATGCAACTATCCTAAAGGATGTTGGGGAAGGGATGATGACCAGCAGTATTTTCTGAAGAGGTTAAATTTGCCACTTCTGCCTTTACTCTCTTTTGCAATGCTCCTGTACCTGTTCTGTATGTTCTTTAATTTCTCAGTGTGTGGGCTGCTGTTTTCATGACATCCCCTGGCTCCACCATTCTGAATGACTCTCTATGTGTTGCAAAAGATTGAGAGATGATGTACCTGTTGACCTTTTCAGGAGAATACGTGGGAAGTATAGACAAAATTATGTTCCGCGGTGCaggttttttaatttcttttttgggggggttgtttgCTTTATGGTGTTATTAAAGATGGTTTGTATGGAATTTAAAATACCATATCAAAGCTTATTCTACCttcacttttttgttttcttttatgatggctggtaaaaaaaaaaggtcagctAAGGGTAACTAAAATATCCTAGTTATGTCAAGGCAAAGTGTCCATTCTGCTACTGACTTAACTTTGATAGCTACAGAAAGAGCATGCAAAACTTTAGGGTGGCAAAAAGCTGGTTGATGCTTGCACATGAGACGTTGTAATGTAGTGAAGACTATTTGAGATCAGCTTTGTGGTGACTTGTATTGCTGTACATGTCAGCTAGAGGGAAATACAGTGTTTAGCATGAGTTTATATGAAGCAGATGGATTATCCTTATCTACTGTAGATGGGAACCCTTAATAGCAGGTGAAGGCATAAACTGAGTGGGTCACTGAGCCTTTAATAATGAGCAGAGCCTACTCTCAAGCATCATATGCCCTTTGTTAGGGCAGGTACCTTGACATAAATAACAGCCAGATTTTAGTACTCATGAGAGCTACATGTCTATGTATGTATGATGAAAACATTCAAAACTAGGAAAACTTCAAAAATCAGGCATACTTTTATATTTGATTTTGCTAATGTAGAGTTTTATGATGTTCTATACAAGGAGAAGCTCAAAAAAATGAATACAGGAAAGGGTGCAAGCTAATTACCAAAGGGGCTACCTTCTGGAATGCTATTGATACAAAATGTTGCCACCTCAGTTTTCTGTCAGAGAACCACTTGAATGACCTCAAAATGAGTTagtatattttattctttaaaataattcttttagTTCTATTTTTCTGCCATGTCTCCAATGTCAGTGATATTATTTTGTATAATCCTATTGCCTGAAGTTAACTGAAGAAGAGTGTGTTTTGGACACATTAGATCTTATAGAGTCTCATAGGCAGCTCAGTAATTTGTTGGACCCCCAGAAAAAAATACCTGTGTCCTGAAAAGAAGTTTGAGCCAAGCAATTTTTCCTGGAAATGGCAAAAGGTAGTCTATGTAACAAATGAAACAGGAGGCGTGCAGGGTACCCTTCAGGCtaaatttgaaaaatgaaaatcctAGACCTGGCAAGGGTAAAAGAGGCTCAGACAATTCACCTGAGGTAATTGCAGAATGTCTGGAAATGATGAAATGAAAACCATCAACATCTACTTTTCTTGTTTTGGGAACAGTGGGCCACCCTGCAGATTGAGGAAGGAGTAAAAAAGCAGAAGGCAATGGCACCTGAAAATTTAATCTCCACTGGTAAGATCTCTGGATGAAGGGGACACAGCACTATTTATCATGTAAAAAGGCAGCTATTTGACAATCTTATTTAGAAAGGAGTTTGAGCAAATATCCATTGAAGTTATAAACGTACATAAGCATGttataaaaaaatctctgaatttTGTGAATAAAAGGAATTAGAGACTAGTGTGGGTATAGAAAGATATTGCTGATAAGGATTTGGGAAGCATCCTTGTTTTCAtaagtgttttttgttttctggctCCATCAGCTCTCTCTTTACAGGTTTGAGAGGAATTAGTGTTCTTTGTGCTTCACATGGCTCTGCATAGTTATCTTTTGCTTCTTGTAACTCCTAACATGCAAAAAATCCAGGCTCTCAAATAAAAGAGTTACAGCATCCCATAGATCACAGATACAATTAGCATGCTTTTCTGGACATGAGtataaaatccaatttttttttccccccaagtatttttccttccttctttgaCCAAAGAGGAGTGAGTTAAATTCTCATAGTTATCCTTTTACTTGTAGTACCATTTTTAGTGATTAGTCATGTACACTGCTTGGTTTGTCAGCTTATAGTTTTCCGCTCTGATGATTTCCTGGGAGTGAAGGTTTTACTGAAGAGCAGATAGGAAAGGTTTTGTGATTCTGATCAGGGGGAGGTAGGTAGATCAAGATAAATGAAGTGTATTTTTATAATGCATACTTAATGTCAccctgtcaaaaaaaaaaaaaaaaaaaaaaaaagatggctggaccaaacaaaaaagccaagtGTCAGCTGGTATGAACCAAGAGAATTTTAGTCACTGTAATCCGCCAGATAAAAATCTGGTCTCAGAGTGACCTCAGCAGATATCTGAGACTTGCTGCTTGGCTGTCCTATGGGGTGTAGCTTTACAAATATCAGACCAAGCATGTGTTGTCATTCTTTCTGCACAATGTGTCTGTGTAATGCTTCATATGTCTGGGGGGAGAAATCCAGGCACTTTCAAGTTTCTTGGTAGAGAAGTGACTCTTAACGAAGAAGGTATGGGGGAAGATGGAAggttccaagggaaaaaaaatgcagagggAGGTGTTTGTTATGGCTGGGAAACAATAAAGCTAATCAACAGCAGCAAGAACAATCATACAAACTCTGCCTGAATTTGAGTCAAGGCACCAGGAAGGATCTGCTATCTTGGTAGTGTATAGGTGACATTTCTAGGTGTGAGTGGCATTGTTGTTTGGTAAACAATAATGAAGTAGGTGTTGTGCTCAAGGTTATATGGTGTTATATGGCATAGGATTAGATAAGTAACTTGTGGAATGAACTGTCAGTACAGAAATGAGGCATAGCAATACCATTATCGTGCTTGAGTAGGAGAAGAGCTGTTTCTAAAAGGCATATGTATTTCTTGATATTCTTTTTGGAATCCATGTTGTTCATTTCACCATGTGGAAGGAAGGCTCATTTCCTCATGCAGGGATCATCCAGAGAGATGAGACTCCCATGGAAAAGGAGGTTGTTGGCCGCTGCCGAGGATGTTTCAGCCTTGCTGATGTCATGTACTTCTCCAAGAAGGGCTGTGAGGCAGTTGCAGAAGATGAAGTCACTCGACGGTTCTcctctgaggagctgctgtcctgGAATCTCCTCAGCAGAACCAATGCCAACCTGCACCATGTCAGCTGGAAACTGGCTGCTGTGTGGGTCACTGGCATCCTAATTCGGTATTGCCTCCTGCTGCCTTTCCGGTGAGCCACACAGGGTTTGCTGGGATCGTATTTCATGCTACTTTTTACAGAAGTTGTGAAATAATATACTATTGGCTAGCGGAGGAAGGAGAACCTGGCATGACCTTTCCAAGAAGCCATCTAAACTCAAatatcacttaaaaaaaaaagtaaatttctcACATTCCATATGTTTTATTAGTAATTAATTTGCCTTTAAAATCCAGCAAAGCTGGATTAAAGGGTTTGTGCTGATTAGCTAGCAGTTTGTTGCTAGTTATATGCTATTAATACTGGAAGGAAGCATTGTGAATCAAAGATCAAAAAGCCAAGTAAGAATACCTTCTTGCTTACTCCTCCAGTTTTGCTTCTTGCCATATAATTAAGATTATTTTACTTTGTAGCATCTGCTTGTCTATTTTCAGCATCCTGTTGCTGATGTTGGCCACTACTGTAGTAGGACAGTTTCCAAATGGCAGGTATGTGTTTGCTGAGGGTACTTTcaatttcttctgtatttctttaagAATTTGAACTAGTAGTTGGAACACTCTGCTGAAGTCCAGAGGATAGATGTGGACTATCATGGGGTGACTTTCTCTCCTGTAAAATTATAGACTGTTGTGCGAGAGAGTTATGGCAATGGCATCTGAAAGCAGACATGCAGTGTGAGCCTTAGTATGATCAGCAACTGGGGATAACTCAGAGAGTTTACATTGCATTGTTTACATTGTGTGACTCCATAGAACTACAAATGTATCGATGGCTTCATTTCTTTTAGAGTTAAAGGTTGGCTGAGCAACCAGGTCCAGATGATATGTGCCACCTTAGGTGTCCGATGTCTGAGTGGCATTGTTCATTTCCACAACAGGTGAGTGCTGCCACCTTGCCCTTTATTAGTCTAGAATTTGTTTCTTGCAGTATTTAATATCTCAAGTTTTGGAGCAGGATTCTTATTCCATTACTGCCTGGATACTTGGTGATGGCACAACTTGACCCAAAAAGCTGTTTGGATCATCCAGACTCTGTCAGGATGTTCACATGCCCTCCTGTGTTTCCTGCTGTGTATTGGCAGGGTGTGTGTAGATGGTGTAATACTGTCTTCACACACTTAGATATTTTTCAGTGCTTGCCACCTGATTGGGCTTGTTGTCTGGAGAATAAACATTAACTAATTACTTTTATGGTTATTGTTGCagggaaaacaaaccacaggAAGGAGGTATCTGTGTAGCCAACCACACATCTCCATTGGATGTCCTAATCCTGGCCAGTGATGGATGCTATTCCTTGGTATGAACATGACAGTTGGTAAATATCAGTAATGTTGAGATGCCCATAGATGTAGCATTGGGTAAGAGGATAAACTTCCTCACAGAACAGTTGACAGCATTCACACTCACATTCTGAACTTTAAAAAACTAGATGTAGGCAGGCATGTGCATATTTATGACCAAGCTGATTGGTATAATTTGTCAATAAGCTTAGAAATGGTTGCATCTCTGCTTAGAATGTAATCATTTATGTGTTTGTATGTGTCTTTGCTTTGTAACAAGTTTCTTTTGGGCTTTGCAGGTTGGCCAGGTACATGGAGGGCTTATGGGACTTATTCAAAAATCCTGCATGCAAACCGCTCAGCATGTCTTGTTTGAACGCTCGGAAATGAAAGACCGTCACCTGGTGAGGAAAAAGTAAGGTAGTGAGGTGATTGCTTTATTGTCTGGTCAGGTGTGGTAATTTGTCATCAGTGGTGATATTTGTGGTTTTAAGTGCTGCAGCAAATGTAGTAAGATAGTGACCTGTCATTTAACTAAATGTGGAGAATCATTAGATACATGTAAAACTGATGTTGTGAACCTAGAAAGCATGAAAACTATAAATTTCAGTCTAAAGAAAAGTTTGGCTGCATTCATAGCTGGAATCTGGGAAGTTATTTTCACATGCTTCAAGTACCACCATTCTGTGGTTAAAATGGGACTTCATACAGCTTTGTAGAAAATCTACTTTTTTAGCAAGAGATACTGAGATAAAGGCCTGGAACCAGAACATATTCCAGTTGAGGCAACAGACTACGCAAAAGGCAATTGCACAAGGGCTTTTCTTGTGAGAGGTAACGAATGTTTAGATTCTTGgacaaaataaatatgaagtatACACtgaaactttattttctctccacAGAATTAGAGAACACATTGCAGATAAGGCCAAGTTACCCATTTTAATTTTCCCAGAAGGTAAGAAGCAACTGTATTGGTTTTTTGCTCTTCTCACTTCTTGCCATTGAGTGCAGTTTATTATGCCCAGTCTTTAGAATCGAGGTGTTTGTTTTTAGTTTGTAGAATTAATTAGCTCTTGTGAGATATTAAAAGCCAGGTTCTAGTATTTTACAACAGTTTTATGACAGTTTATTTGCTTTATCATATAAAAGAATGAAGACATACATGGCTCTGGGATTATGTTCCAGAGCTAAAGCTTACTTTCTCCTTTAACAATTTAGTATCCTTAAAACAGTTTAGGATTAATTTCCTGATACTTTTCTCAGAGTGGATTAAGCCCTTCATCTATTTTACTTCTGACCAGGCACCTGCATTAACAACACATCAGTAATGATGTTTAAGAAGGGAAGCTTTGAGGTAGGAGGAACCATCCATCCAGTAGCAATCAAGGTACTGTAACTGCAGTTTTCCAAACATGGAAGGATTGGTTGAAAACGCTTCTCATGTCAGAGAAGCTGTTTATGTGTAAGCCTTGAAAAGGGATATGTTTGGTGTGCATAAAGTACTGAATGAGCCCTGAGAGACAGAAATTTGTGGTTTTAAGTAGTATGGGAAACATGTCATTTCTGTCCTGGCTCCTCTGAGGATAAGGACAGTTTTCTTGGCAATTTCAAGTCTTGCTGAGTAGCTTTAGCCAGGTCACTCTAGATCTGGAAATATTAGTTACTTTTTCTGGTGCTATAATGTTGCCTGATCTTATGGAAGTTGTTAAAACTGGTGTGAGCATTGTCA includes:
- the LOC100220060 gene encoding glycerol-3-phosphate acyltransferase 3 isoform X3, which translates into the protein MEESREGHGLTEDKILSIWMILFVALILLPSIFRVSLGISHFYMKIVVKMLEWATLQIEEGVKKQKAMAPENLISTGIIQRDETPMEKEVVGRCRGCFSLADVMYFSKKGCEAVAEDEVTRRFSSEELLSWNLLSRTNANLHHVSWKLAAVWVTGILIRYCLLLPFRICLSIFSILLLMLATTVVGQFPNGRVKGWLSNQVQMICATLGVRCLSGIVHFHNRENKPQEGGICVANHTSPLDVLILASDGCYSLVGQVHGGLMGLIQKSCMQTAQHVLFERSEMKDRHLVRKKIREHIADKAKLPILIFPEGTCINNTSVMMFKKGSFEYDPRFGDAFWNSTKHSIMTYAFNVLTSWAIVCNVWYLPPMVKEEEEDAVHFADRVKAVIAARAGMSVLPWDGGLKRRKVKESFKEEQQKKYCQIVIENGSVGNGNVC
- the LOC100220060 gene encoding glycerol-3-phosphate acyltransferase 3 isoform X1, with product MEESREGHGLTEDKILSIWMILFVALILLPSIFRVSLGISHFYMKIVVKMLEWATLQIEEGVKKQKAMAPENLISTGIIQRDETPMEKEVVGRCRGCFSLADVMYFSKKGCEAVAEDEVTRRFSSEELLSWNLLSRTNANLHHVSWKLAAVWVTGILIRYCLLLPFRICLSIFSILLLMLATTVVGQFPNGRVKGWLSNQVQMICATLGVRCLSGIVHFHNRENKPQEGGICVANHTSPLDVLILASDGCYSLVGQVHGGLMGLIQKSCMQTAQHVLFERSEMKDRHLVRKKIREHIADKAKLPILIFPEGTCINNTSVMMFKKGSFEVGGTIHPVAIKYDPRFGDAFWNSTKHSIMTYAFNVLTSWAIVCNVWYLPPMVKEEEEDAVHFADRVKAVIAARAGMSVLPWDGGLKRRKVKESFKEEQQKKYCQIVIENGSVGNGNVC
- the LOC100220060 gene encoding glycerol-3-phosphate acyltransferase 3 isoform X4, whose translation is MEESREGHGLTEDKILSIWMILFVALILLPSIFRVSLGISHFYMKIVVKMLEWATLQIEEGVKKQKAMAPENLISTGIIQRDETPMEKEVVGRCRGCFSLADVMYFSKKGCEAVAEDEVTRRFSSEELLSWNLLSRTNANLHHVSWKLAAVWVTGILIRYCLLLPFRVKGWLSNQVQMICATLGVRCLSGIVHFHNRENKPQEGGICVANHTSPLDVLILASDGCYSLVGQVHGGLMGLIQKSCMQTAQHVLFERSEMKDRHLVRKKIREHIADKAKLPILIFPEGTCINNTSVMMFKKGSFEVGGTIHPVAIKYDPRFGDAFWNSTKHSIMTYAFNVLTSWAIVCNVWYLPPMVKEEEEDAVHFADRVKAVIAARAGMSVLPWDGGLKRRKVKESFKEEQQKKYCQIVIENGSVGNGNVC
- the LOC100220060 gene encoding glycerol-3-phosphate acyltransferase 3 isoform X2 translates to MEESREGHGLTEDKILSIWMILFVALILLPSIFRVSLGISHFYMKIVVKMLEWATLQIEEGVKKQKAMAPENLISTGIIQRDETPMEKEVVGRCRGCFSLADVMYFSKKGCEAVAEDEVTRRFSSEELLSWNLLSRTNANLHHVSWKLAAVWVTGILIRYCLLLPFRILLLMLATTVVGQFPNGRVKGWLSNQVQMICATLGVRCLSGIVHFHNRENKPQEGGICVANHTSPLDVLILASDGCYSLVGQVHGGLMGLIQKSCMQTAQHVLFERSEMKDRHLVRKKIREHIADKAKLPILIFPEGTCINNTSVMMFKKGSFEVGGTIHPVAIKYDPRFGDAFWNSTKHSIMTYAFNVLTSWAIVCNVWYLPPMVKEEEEDAVHFADRVKAVIAARAGMSVLPWDGGLKRRKVKESFKEEQQKKYCQIVIENGSVGNGNVC
- the LOC100220060 gene encoding glycerol-3-phosphate acyltransferase 3 isoform X5, producing the protein MAPENLISTGIIQRDETPMEKEVVGRCRGCFSLADVMYFSKKGCEAVAEDEVTRRFSSEELLSWNLLSRTNANLHHVSWKLAAVWVTGILIRYCLLLPFRICLSIFSILLLMLATTVVGQFPNGRVKGWLSNQVQMICATLGVRCLSGIVHFHNRENKPQEGGICVANHTSPLDVLILASDGCYSLVGQVHGGLMGLIQKSCMQTAQHVLFERSEMKDRHLVRKKIREHIADKAKLPILIFPEGTCINNTSVMMFKKGSFEVGGTIHPVAIKYDPRFGDAFWNSTKHSIMTYAFNVLTSWAIVCNVWYLPPMVKEEEEDAVHFADRVKAVIAARAGMSVLPWDGGLKRRKVKESFKEEQQKKYCQIVIENGSVGNGNVC